The Pirellulales bacterium genome includes a window with the following:
- a CDS encoding aminodeoxychorismate/anthranilate synthase component II, with protein MLLLIDNYDSFVHNLARYFQRLGQETLVVRNDAVDTAKVRALRPNAVVFSPGPCTPQQAGKSIELVQQLYREMPLLGICLGHQTIAAAWGGKIVQAAEPVHGRASLVQHCGRGIFAGLPNPLPVGRYHSLVVEENSLPPELEVTARTADGLVMALAHREYPVIGLQFHPESILTDCGYELLAAFLRIAGLNVPSSIPAIATERPVAMSER; from the coding sequence GTGCTGCTGCTCATCGACAATTACGATAGCTTCGTTCATAACCTGGCTCGGTATTTTCAGCGCCTGGGACAGGAAACGCTGGTGGTGCGCAACGATGCGGTGGACACTGCGAAAGTGCGGGCACTGCGGCCCAATGCGGTCGTGTTTTCGCCCGGCCCCTGCACGCCCCAGCAAGCGGGCAAGTCCATCGAGCTGGTGCAACAGCTGTATCGAGAAATGCCGCTGTTGGGCATTTGCTTGGGGCATCAAACTATCGCCGCCGCGTGGGGCGGAAAAATTGTGCAGGCTGCCGAGCCGGTGCATGGCCGGGCGTCGCTGGTGCAGCATTGCGGTCGAGGAATTTTTGCCGGGCTGCCCAATCCTTTGCCGGTGGGCCGTTATCATTCGCTGGTGGTGGAGGAAAATTCTCTGCCGCCGGAATTGGAAGTTACTGCCCGCACGGCCGACGGCCTGGTGATGGCTCTGGCGCATCGAGAATATCCGGTGATTGGCCTGCAATTTCATCCCGAATCGATTCTCACCGATTGCGGCTACGAGTTGCTGGCCGCATTTCTGCGAATTGCCGGATTGAACGTGCCGAGTTCGATTCCGGCAATTGCCACCGAGCGACCAGTTGCAATGTCCGAAAGATAA
- a CDS encoding anthranilate synthase component I family protein, with product MIRQSDRGPELRAEPSALDHWAGVVIPLQAAPDPADAFRRLSRWPHCIFFDSAMVEPHLGRYSFIAADPFELLVAKPEDVSSWDRIQRRLNQFAAPTLPDLPPFQGGVAGLFAYDLSHSLERLPRPRFDEFCIPALTLGVYDVVLAYDHETEQAWIISQGFPEQDPQLRYRRAKSRAAEMQRLLADDHVAVSLRDTKRVSEKLAYLSSRKPIANQYPVGNIAGLSSNFSQADYLAMVRRGIEYVYAGDVFQVNLAQRLLHPAVDDSVSLYFRLRERNPAPFAAYFDLGEFQIISASPERFLQVQNRQVEARPIKGTRARSAQSQADEHAAADLLSSEKDRAENVMIVDLLRNDLSRVCQPESVTVSELCRLERYAYVQHLVSVVQGTLFENCGPLDLLRAAFPGGSVTGAPKVRAMEIIAELEPTARGAYCGALGYLGFDGAMDSSILIRTITAGRGWWQLPVGGGIVSHSDPQREYEETWAKAEGLLRALK from the coding sequence ATGATCCGCCAATCTGATCGCGGACCAGAATTGCGCGCCGAGCCGTCAGCGCTCGACCATTGGGCAGGCGTAGTCATTCCGCTGCAAGCCGCGCCTGATCCGGCCGACGCGTTTCGGCGGCTGTCGCGCTGGCCACATTGCATTTTCTTTGACAGTGCGATGGTCGAACCGCATTTGGGCCGGTACTCATTCATTGCCGCCGATCCGTTTGAATTGCTGGTAGCCAAGCCGGAAGACGTCTCTTCCTGGGATCGAATCCAGCGGCGATTGAATCAATTTGCGGCTCCCACGTTGCCCGATTTGCCGCCGTTTCAAGGCGGGGTCGCGGGATTGTTTGCCTACGATTTGTCGCACAGCCTGGAGCGTTTACCAAGGCCCCGCTTCGATGAATTTTGTATCCCGGCACTGACGCTGGGTGTTTACGATGTTGTGCTGGCCTACGATCATGAAACGGAACAAGCTTGGATTATTTCGCAAGGATTTCCAGAGCAAGATCCGCAATTGCGATACCGGCGGGCAAAAAGCCGCGCGGCAGAGATGCAGCGGCTGTTGGCCGATGATCACGTTGCCGTGTCTCTCCGAGACACGAAGCGAGTTTCGGAGAAACTCGCCTACTTGAGCAGCAGGAAACCAATCGCAAATCAGTATCCCGTCGGAAACATCGCCGGACTTTCCAGCAACTTTTCGCAGGCTGATTATTTGGCGATGGTTCGTCGCGGCATCGAATATGTGTACGCCGGCGATGTATTCCAGGTGAACCTGGCGCAACGACTGCTGCATCCGGCCGTAGATGATTCCGTCTCGCTGTACTTCCGACTGCGTGAGCGCAACCCGGCTCCGTTTGCCGCTTATTTCGACCTCGGTGAATTTCAAATTATCAGCGCCTCGCCGGAGCGGTTTTTGCAAGTGCAAAATCGACAAGTCGAAGCCCGGCCGATCAAAGGCACCCGAGCCCGAAGCGCCCAATCCCAGGCCGATGAGCACGCCGCTGCCGATTTGCTATCGAGCGAAAAAGACCGGGCCGAAAACGTGATGATTGTCGATTTACTCCGCAACGATTTGTCGCGGGTTTGCCAGCCGGAAAGCGTAACCGTCAGCGAACTGTGCCGCTTGGAGCGCTATGCTTACGTGCAGCATTTGGTGTCGGTCGTGCAAGGCACGCTGTTCGAGAATTGCGGCCCGCTCGATTTGCTGCGGGCAGCATTTCCCGGCGGCTCGGTTACCGGCGCGCCCAAAGTTCGGGCGATGGAAATCATCGCCGAATTGGAACCCACGGCCCGCGGCGCGTATTGCGGGGCCTTGGGCTACCTCGGCTTTGATGGTGCAATGGACAGTAGCATTTTAATTCGCACCATCACGGCCGGCCGCGGCTGGTGGCAATTGCCCGTCGGCGGCGGCATTGTTTCCCATAGCGATCCGCAGCGCGAATACGAAGAAACCTGGGCCAAGGCCGAAGGCCTGCTGCGGGCGTTAAAATAA
- a CDS encoding SDR family oxidoreductase yields MRANDMTSSSADLAGRVAVVTGSSSGIGRAMALELAAGGADVLVHAGHNRAGAEETTAEIVRLGRQSKTMLADFASEPAVATFTAAAWNWRGSVDIWINNAGANVLTGEGRQLDFEEKLRRLWQIDVLATVQLSQMIGETMKQRGRGVIINIGWDQAETGMAGDTGELFATAKGAVMAFTRSLAKTLAPQVRVNCLAPGWIKTAWGADASPEWQQRAEQESLLRRWGTPKDVAQAARFLASPAAEFITGQTIAVNGGRS; encoded by the coding sequence ATGAGAGCCAACGACATGACTTCTTCCTCCGCCGACTTAGCCGGACGCGTAGCCGTTGTGACCGGTTCCTCCAGCGGCATCGGCCGGGCAATGGCACTGGAACTGGCTGCAGGCGGCGCCGATGTGCTCGTTCACGCCGGCCACAACCGCGCCGGAGCGGAAGAAACCACCGCCGAAATTGTTCGCCTGGGTCGGCAATCGAAAACAATGCTGGCCGATTTTGCCAGTGAGCCGGCCGTGGCCACGTTCACTGCCGCCGCCTGGAATTGGCGCGGCAGCGTCGATATTTGGATCAACAATGCCGGCGCCAATGTTCTCACCGGCGAGGGCCGTCAACTTGATTTTGAGGAAAAACTGCGGCGGCTGTGGCAGATCGACGTGCTGGCCACGGTGCAATTGTCGCAGATGATTGGCGAAACCATGAAGCAGCGCGGCCGCGGCGTCATCATCAATATCGGGTGGGATCAGGCCGAAACCGGCATGGCCGGCGATACCGGCGAGCTGTTCGCCACAGCCAAAGGGGCCGTCATGGCTTTCACGCGCAGCCTGGCAAAAACGCTGGCCCCTCAAGTGCGCGTCAACTGCTTGGCGCCGGGTTGGATTAAAACCGCCTGGGGCGCCGACGCCAGCCCCGAATGGCAGCAACGGGCCGAGCAAGAATCGTTGTTGCGTCGTTGGGGCACGCCGAAAGATGTGGCCCAAGCCGCCCGATTTTTGGCATCACCCGCAGCGGAATTCATCACGGGTCAAACCATCGCAGTGAATGGTGGACGCTCGTGA